CTGCGCGACGCTACGGGTTGCGAGTTCACATCGAAGGTATAAAAGAAAAGCCCCGGTCTCACGACCGGGGCTTTCAGAATAAAGTCGCTCCGCAGAGGGCGCCTCAGTGTGGGCCTCGGGGGGGGAGGTAGGCCAAAACACCGGGTATAGCGCCAGTACGGAGCGAGGGCCACTACCGACCCAGGGGGAGGGGTTGGTGGTAGGGCGAGACAAATAATAGATTTCCTAGGAAATGTTCGCCAATATATCTTTCAGCGATCACTTATATGAAATTCAACTATGTTTGACCTGCGCCAGCTGCGCTACTTCGTCGAGGTAGCGGAAACCCTGAGCTTCACCCAGGCAGCGCAGCGCCTGCACATTTCGCAGCCCCCACTTTCCCAGCAAATACAGGCGCTTGAGGCCGATCTCGGCGTTCGCCTGCTCGACCGTAACCGGCGCCGCGTGGCCCTGACCGAGCCCGGCAGGATCTTCCTGATCGAGGCCAAGGCGATCCTCGCACGCGCCGAGGCCGCGCGAACCGTGGTGGCGGAAGCCGCGGCCGGGTTCACGGGCAACCTCAAGCTGGCCTACGCGCTCTCCATTTCTTTCCACCGGGCGCTGCCCGAGACCCTTATCCGCTTCTCGCATGCGGCGGCAGGCGTCAGCCTCCACCTGGTCGAGATGCCGACCAATGCCCAATACGACGCGCTGCTTAGCGGCCAGATCGATGTGGGCCTGCTCCGCGCACCGCCGGAGGGCGTCGCCAACGCGCGCCAGCTGAAGATGGAAGTGATCGACCAGGAGCCCCTGGTGCTTGCCCTGCCCGCCAGCCACCGCCTGGCCAGGCAACCCTCGGTGACCATGGCCGACCTCGCTGGCGAGCGCTT
Above is a genomic segment from Luteibacter aegosomatissinici containing:
- a CDS encoding LysR substrate-binding domain-containing protein; its protein translation is MFDLRQLRYFVEVAETLSFTQAAQRLHISQPPLSQQIQALEADLGVRLLDRNRRRVALTEPGRIFLIEAKAILARAEAARTVVAEAAAGFTGNLKLAYALSISFHRALPETLIRFSHAAAGVSLHLVEMPTNAQYDALLSGQIDVGLLRAPPEGVANARQLKMEVIDQEPLVLALPASHRLARQPSVTMADLAGERFVAPPRAYAATLIDRLNMLAGKANFRPNIYQEAQQIPSLLPLVAAGMGVALVPASLRAVTLDKVAFVTIDDPEAWMLLAVGWRADNTSPVLEIFLRTVREARAKLGLG